The Novibacillus thermophilus genome segment GAACGTTAAGGTTAAGATGACATTGGCAGGACTTTATTCGCGAATGGATCTATCGCCAATAAATGAGTAGTATTTTTAAAGGGACAGAACCGGAATGAGTGCCATACCACGAGAGACATTTACAGTAGAAGTCAATGGTTTAGATAAAAAAGGCCATGGAAAAGGCGCCATCTGGCGAGAAAATCACTACGGCCGGAAGAAAAAACTGAAACTGTCGATCCCGGGAGCCCTTCCGGGTGAACGTGTGTGCGTGACAGTGGACCAAGTGAACCGTCGCCGAGGGAAAGGCGCTATAACAGAAATTTTACACCCCCATCCCGAGCGAACAGTGCCGCCTTGCCCCCATGTGAGTCGCTGTGGCGGTTGCGCCTGGCAGCACTGGCAATACACCGGACAGTTAAAACAGAAGACGGAACACGTGAAGTCCGCTTTGCAGAAAGAAGGATTGGATTCCGGTGTCGTTCGCGACATAATCGGTATGGACGATCCTTGGCACTACCGTCACAAAATGGAATTTACGTTTGCGCCGGACGGTTCCCTCGGGTTGCATGAACAAGGCAATTATCGCAACGTGATTCCCCTCGAGACGTGTCTCATTGCCAGCCGGGACATCGCGGACGGGGCCATGCTCGTGGCGGAATGGGCAAAGGAGCACGGCCTCAAAGGGTATGACAAGGACGTGCATCGAGGGTTGCTCAGGCATTTGATGGTGCGCCAATCCAGCGCGACGGGGAAATGATGCTCGCCCTTTTTGCCACTGAAGCGCCGATAGGATCCTTAGAGGGTCCGGCAGCCGATTTAGTGGAACGCATCCAGAAACGCCTCCCGCAGGCGAGAAGCGTCTTGTGGATGGAAAATACGCAGTGGGCGGACCGAGCCCAGGCAGAACAGACCCATGTATTGGACGGTCGCGACTTTATTTACGATGAACTGGCCGGGTTTCGGTACCGGCTGTGGTACGACACCTTTTTTCAGGTCAACCCAGTACAGGCTGAGAAGCTGATTGAACTGGCTCTGGAGTTCGGCAAACCGCGAAAAGCGGATACTGTGATCGACCTGTTTTGCGGGGTCGGCACGTTTTCACTGCCGTTTGCCAGACGTGTTGAAACTTTGGCAGGTGTTGAAATCGTAGAGAAGTCTGTCGAATCGGCGCGCCGAAACGCCCGGGATAACGGCATTGACAACGCGACATTTTTAGCAGCCGACGCCCGGCGGGGCATCGACCGGGTGTTGGAACGTTTTGGCCGACCGGACCTGTTGTTGCTCGATCCGCCTCGTTCAGGTGCTGGCGGCAAAGTGATGCGGAAAATCGGGCGGGCTAAGCCAAAGCGCATCGTCTACGTGTCCTGCAACCCGGACACGCTCGCGTCAGACATCGCTCAACTCGCACAGTTCGGCTACACGCTCCACACAGTGCAACCCGTCGACATGTTTCCGCACACGGTGCACGTGGAGACGGTAGTATTGATAACAAGGGTGTAAGCCTTGATTTTAATGGGGTTGAATGAGTACATCTATCTTGTCTACTCGGCCTAAAGTATGTTTTTACGTTTGGGGAACATATCGAGTGATAGAAATTAAATCAAAAAGTGAAGCAGGGTTGAGTGGACAGAACATATAACATCCTTAGGGTCGTGGAGATAGAATAGATATGTTTCATGGGAATAAGAATGCGGGAATGATAAATTTTATAAAATTTCATAATGAATTAAATGGGGATAAATTTATAGAAATTCATTCACGGAGATAAATAACTTTTTAAACGAGGGGGAATTCAGATGAAAGAAAACAAATATGATGATAATATATTTTTTCAAAAATACAGTCAAATGAGTCGCTCACAGCAGGGACTAGCCGGTGCAGGAGAATGGGAAACATTGAGAAAGCTGCTGCCGGATTTTAAAGATAAGCGTGTGCTTGATTTAGGATGCGGCTATGGATGGCACTGTATTTATGCGATGGAACACGGAGCTTCTTCTGTTGTAGGTGTTGATATTTCTCATAAAATGCTCGAGGTAGCCAAAGAAAAAACACATTTTCCACAGGTTGAATATAAATGCTGTGCTATAGAAGATGTGGAATTCCCAGAGGAGAGTTTTGATGTAATATTAAGTTCACTTGCGTTTCACTATGTAGCAGATTATGAGATTTTAGTAAAAAAGATATATAGAATACTGAAGTCTGGTGGTAAGCTAGTTTTTACGGTTGAACATCCTGTTTTTACTGCCTATGGAACACAAGACTGGCATTATAACGAAAAAGGAGAAATACTGCATTTTCCGGTGGATAATTATTATTATGAGGGCAAACGGACAGCTGTGTTTTTGGGAGAAAAGGTTACAAAATATCATAGAACACTGACCACATATCTAAATACACTGCTTTCAAATGGTTTTATAATAAATCATATTGTGGAGCCGCAGCCGCCGGAAAACATGATGGATATTCCGGGGATGCAGTATGAAATGCGCCGTCCCATGATGCTGATTGTATCGGCCAACAAAAAAGAGAAAAGATAAAATTGAAACACCCGCAACATAAACAGCAAAGGAGTGCGATATAATGCTATCTGAAAATAACTCCACACCAAGGAGTGAAAATAATAATCCATGAGGTATATTGATATGTTTCCGAGAACGGACACACTCAAGTGACATTCATTCTATCCTCTCGACCCATGTGGAATGCGTCACATTGATGTCGAGGGCGGAAAAATAGAGGATTGCAAATGCCTATTATATAAAGGGTTTCCAGACATTGAACATTTCTCTAGGCTACTTCCCCGGAGGTGACAAAGTCATAATATACCGACGGTCGGTATAACAATTTGCAGTGCGGTATGATGGCAAGGGTTTTAAAGAAAGATGATTGATGTCGCGACATCCTTTGCGCAGGCTGGTTTCCATGTCTTCACCTTTGATTACCGCCATCTAGGAGAAAGGTGAGGCCAGTCAAGGCAGCTTGTAAGTATTGCAGGACAACAGGAGAATTTTTTATCAGCCATCCATTTTATTAAAGAGCTACCTGACGTTAATGGAAAACGTGTGGCGATATGGGGTTCATCATTAAAGGGCATTGGCTTATGACATGCGGTTCTAGCCAAGGCTGGCTAATACATTTCCGCATACCTTCTCGAGTCAATTCCGCGGACAAATGAATAGAGTCTTCGGGTTCTTGTGTTGTTTGATTTTCTAGCCAGCTATCAAGCTTGATCCCGGGGTTATGCTTTTTTTGTGTTTTTCAATTCGAGAATGCGGTCCAAACGGAAAACTCTAACTTCATCACGACTTAAATCTATGGCAGGGATGTACCAGAATCCATCATAGGCATACACGCCGATAGGAGATACCTCTCTATTCGTGTTTTTGTGCTTTGACTGATCGGCGCTCGCTCCGTGGGCTTGAAGATGTGTTAAGACTTAAGAAAGGCGAATCAATTGTAGTTTTGGGTGCCAGTGGAGGAATTGGACATTTGGCTGTGCAACTTGCACAAAATATGGGTGCCAGGGTGTTTGCGATAGCGTCAGGTGACGATGGGGTTGCGAAACTAAGAAACTTCAGTGTGGGCGCTATCGTGGACGGACGGAAAGACGATGTGTTGTTAGCTGCAAGAAAGGTTAAATCATTGGATCAGTTCTGGTCATTTAAAAGTACACATTGATAAAGTATTTTTATTGGAAGATGCTTATAATGCGCATGTGGCCCTCAATAATCACTATGTAGGTAAACTTTGATTTAAATTAACGTTTAGAAAACACTCTAACTTCCGATCATTTATTTGAAGCGTTACGAACAAAGTTATGGAGGAAAATGATGTCCGAGAAGGCTAGAGTATATGTCGTGACAGGCGCTGATTCTGGCTGAAGAAAAAAGCTACAGTGATCACGAGTGGAATTGGTGACATAGTTGATGTTCGTGCAGACTGATCAACCAT includes the following:
- a CDS encoding class I SAM-dependent methyltransferase, which gives rise to MKENKYDDNIFFQKYSQMSRSQQGLAGAGEWETLRKLLPDFKDKRVLDLGCGYGWHCIYAMEHGASSVVGVDISHKMLEVAKEKTHFPQVEYKCCAIEDVEFPEESFDVILSSLAFHYVADYEILVKKIYRILKSGGKLVFTVEHPVFTAYGTQDWHYNEKGEILHFPVDNYYYEGKRTAVFLGEKVTKYHRTLTTYLNTLLSNGFIINHIVEPQPPENMMDIPGMQYEMRRPMMLIVSANKKEKR